In one window of Skermanella rosea DNA:
- a CDS encoding SDR family oxidoreductase → MAPEQQQPPQHQDQQPGRETEMTPRPQFARRDYKGSDKLLDKVALITGGDSGIGRSTAVLFAREGADVAIVYLAEDNDAQETKKLVENEGRRCVTLRGDLGDEGFCRQAVDRTVEQLGKLDILVNNAAEQHPKSSLEEITAEQLERTFRTNIFAYFFLTKAALPHLKEGASIINTTSVTAYKGSPQLLDYSSTKGAIVAFTRSLSQSLAEKNIRVNGVAPGPIWTPLIPSTFPEDKVEQFGGNVPLGRAGQPEEVAPCYVFLASDDASYMTGQVLHPNGGSVVNG, encoded by the coding sequence ATGGCACCGGAGCAACAGCAGCCGCCGCAGCATCAGGATCAGCAGCCGGGCCGCGAAACCGAGATGACTCCCCGGCCCCAGTTCGCCCGGCGCGACTACAAGGGCAGCGACAAGCTCCTGGACAAGGTGGCCCTGATCACCGGCGGCGACAGCGGTATCGGCCGGTCGACCGCCGTCCTGTTCGCCCGCGAGGGCGCCGACGTCGCGATCGTCTATCTGGCGGAGGACAACGACGCCCAGGAAACCAAGAAGCTGGTCGAGAACGAGGGACGGCGCTGCGTGACGCTCCGGGGCGACCTCGGCGACGAAGGTTTCTGCCGCCAGGCGGTCGACCGCACGGTCGAGCAGCTCGGCAAGCTCGACATCCTGGTCAACAACGCGGCCGAGCAACACCCCAAGTCGTCGCTGGAGGAGATCACCGCCGAACAGCTCGAGCGGACCTTCCGGACCAACATCTTCGCCTATTTCTTCCTGACCAAGGCGGCCCTGCCCCACCTGAAGGAAGGCGCCTCGATCATCAACACCACGTCGGTCACGGCGTACAAGGGCAGCCCGCAGCTTCTCGACTATTCCTCGACCAAGGGCGCCATCGTCGCCTTCACCCGCTCGCTCAGCCAGTCCCTGGCGGAGAAGAACATCCGGGTCAACGGCGTCGCTCCCGGACCGATCTGGACACCGCTGATCCCGTCCACCTTCCCGGAGGACAAGGTCGAGCAGTTCGGCGGGAACGTACCGCTCGGCCGCGCCGGCCAACCGGAGGAGGTGGCACCCTGCTACGTGTTCCTGGCTTCGGACGACGCCTCCTACATGACCGGCCAGGTCCTCCACCCCAACGGCGGGTCGGTCGTCAACGGCTGA
- a CDS encoding Fic/DOC family protein: protein MTDPGDIKDAEAAAVQYRSREAKNYLKAQTRFTFDVWKQVHRILFQDLYDWAGEPRSINMGREGKIVFNTAAEIPGEAAAVLDRVERSADFAADMGAFYAEMNFQHPFREGNGRTLKLLFSAIAIRRGILLDWGRLNLEEYTGALAHWQRTLDASRIQAVLTASARPAAPEDAF, encoded by the coding sequence TTGACCGACCCTGGCGACATCAAGGACGCCGAGGCGGCCGCGGTCCAGTATCGTTCTCGGGAGGCAAAGAACTACCTAAAGGCCCAGACCCGCTTCACGTTCGATGTCTGGAAACAGGTCCACCGCATCCTGTTCCAGGACCTTTACGACTGGGCGGGCGAGCCGCGCTCGATCAACATGGGGCGCGAGGGAAAGATCGTGTTCAACACGGCGGCGGAGATCCCGGGGGAGGCCGCCGCCGTGCTCGATCGGGTCGAGCGGTCGGCCGACTTCGCCGCCGACATGGGCGCCTTCTATGCGGAGATGAATTTCCAGCACCCTTTCCGCGAGGGCAACGGCCGGACATTGAAGCTGCTGTTCTCGGCCATCGCCATTCGCCGCGGCATCCTCCTCGACTGGGGCCGGCTGAACCTGGAAGAGTACACGGGGGCGCTCGCCCATTGGCAGCGAACCCTGGATGCCTCCCGGATCCAGGCGGTGCTCACGGCCTCCGCCCGGCCGGCAGCCCCGGAAGACGCGTTCTGA
- a CDS encoding ABC transporter ATP-binding protein, with translation MAGLVLDGVTKRFGQAAAVDTVGLAVANGEFLAVLGPSGCGKTTLLRLIAGFEQVDGGSITIGDRLVSAPRLHVPAERRRVGIVFQSYALWPHLTVAGNVGYPLTVAGIRGQAYEARVDAALDLVGLGGYGARRPAELSGGQRQRVALARCLVMEPSLVLLDEPLANLDVHLRASMEDEFAAFHAKTGATMVYITHDQAEAMALADRIAVMDGGRIVQVAPPRSLYAEPATAMVAGFIGKGAVVEVTVLEVEDASALVRIGDGTARLRCRPGTAAGQALACLRPEGLVPGGEGLAATVRRATYKGGATSLEVVPDALPDASLPLLIGDGPVPEPGTPLRVAVRDGWVIPAAR, from the coding sequence GTGGCGGGTCTGGTTCTCGACGGAGTTACGAAGCGTTTCGGACAGGCGGCGGCGGTCGACACGGTCGGCCTCGCCGTCGCCAACGGTGAGTTCCTGGCCGTGCTCGGCCCTTCGGGGTGCGGCAAGACCACGCTGCTGCGGCTGATCGCCGGGTTCGAGCAGGTCGACGGCGGATCGATCACGATCGGCGACCGCCTGGTATCGGCACCGCGGCTCCACGTCCCGGCCGAACGGCGCCGGGTCGGCATCGTCTTCCAAAGCTACGCCCTGTGGCCGCACCTGACCGTCGCGGGCAATGTCGGCTATCCGCTGACGGTCGCCGGCATCCGGGGGCAAGCTTACGAGGCCCGCGTCGATGCCGCGCTCGACCTGGTCGGCCTCGGCGGGTACGGGGCACGCCGCCCGGCGGAGCTGAGCGGCGGCCAGCGTCAGCGGGTGGCGCTGGCGCGCTGCCTCGTGATGGAGCCTTCGCTCGTCCTGCTGGACGAGCCGCTGGCCAACCTGGATGTCCATCTCCGCGCCTCCATGGAGGACGAGTTCGCCGCCTTCCACGCCAAGACCGGCGCCACCATGGTCTACATCACCCATGACCAGGCCGAGGCGATGGCGCTGGCCGACCGGATCGCCGTGATGGACGGCGGCCGCATCGTCCAGGTGGCGCCGCCGCGCAGCCTCTATGCCGAACCGGCGACCGCGATGGTCGCCGGCTTCATCGGCAAGGGCGCCGTGGTCGAGGTGACCGTGCTGGAGGTCGAGGACGCCAGCGCCCTGGTCCGCATCGGCGATGGCACGGCCCGGCTCCGCTGCCGACCGGGGACCGCCGCCGGGCAGGCGCTCGCCTGCCTGCGCCCGGAAGGACTGGTCCCTGGCGGGGAGGGGCTCGCCGCGACCGTCCGGAGGGCGACCTACAAGGGCGGGGCGACCTCCCTCGAGGTCGTCCCCGACGCCCTGCCGGACGCAAGCCTGCCCCTGCTGATCGGCGACGGGCCGGTGCCGGAACCGGGAACGCCGCTGCGGGTCGCGGTCCGGGACGGCTGGGTGATCCCCGCGGCGCGGTGA
- a CDS encoding ABC transporter ATP-binding protein — translation MASVGIAQVRKAYGQHEVIHGIDIDIMDEEFVVLVGPSGCGKSTLLRMVAGLEQITAGEIAIGGTVVNLVPPKERDIAMVFQNYALYPHMTVYDNMAFSLKLRKADQGMVEKRVREAADILGLVPYLDRYPRQLSGGQRQRVAMGRAIVRDPQVFLFDEPLSNLDAKLRVQMRTEIKALHQRLRTTSIYVTHDQVEAMTMADRIVVMHDGHVEQIGTPLELYDFPANTFVAGFIGSPSMNFFDGTFRRDGRSAWVETTGGVRFPVEPLTRAGDGQAVTYGIRPGHLTLVTEPSGPGIQARIQVIEPTGDDTVVFCRMAEQEACAMFVERHDFRPGDIIRLMPKLASGHVFDAATGQRL, via the coding sequence ATGGCATCCGTCGGGATCGCCCAGGTCCGCAAGGCCTATGGGCAGCACGAAGTCATCCACGGAATCGACATCGACATCATGGACGAGGAATTCGTCGTGCTGGTCGGTCCCAGCGGCTGCGGCAAGTCCACGCTGCTGCGCATGGTCGCCGGGCTGGAGCAGATCACCGCGGGCGAGATCGCGATCGGCGGGACCGTGGTCAACCTGGTGCCGCCGAAGGAGCGGGACATCGCCATGGTGTTCCAGAACTACGCGCTCTATCCCCACATGACCGTCTACGACAACATGGCCTTCAGCCTGAAGCTGCGGAAGGCCGACCAGGGCATGGTCGAGAAGCGGGTGCGCGAGGCGGCCGACATCCTGGGGCTGGTCCCCTATCTCGACCGCTATCCGCGCCAACTCAGCGGCGGGCAGCGCCAGCGCGTCGCCATGGGGCGGGCCATCGTGCGCGACCCGCAGGTGTTCCTGTTCGACGAGCCGCTGTCCAACCTGGACGCCAAGCTTCGGGTTCAGATGCGGACCGAGATCAAGGCGCTGCACCAGCGCCTGCGCACCACCTCGATCTACGTCACCCACGACCAGGTGGAGGCCATGACCATGGCCGACCGCATCGTGGTCATGCATGACGGCCACGTCGAGCAGATCGGCACGCCGCTGGAACTGTACGATTTCCCGGCCAACACCTTCGTGGCCGGCTTCATCGGGTCTCCCTCGATGAATTTCTTCGACGGCACTTTCCGCCGGGACGGCCGAAGCGCCTGGGTCGAGACCACCGGAGGAGTCAGGTTCCCGGTGGAGCCGCTTACGCGGGCCGGGGACGGGCAGGCGGTGACCTACGGCATACGCCCCGGCCACCTCACCCTGGTGACCGAACCATCCGGCCCGGGCATCCAGGCCCGGATCCAGGTGATCGAGCCGACCGGCGACGACACCGTGGTATTCTGCCGGATGGCCGAGCAGGAAGCCTGCGCCATGTTCGTCGAGCGCCACGACTTCCGGCCCGGCGACATCATCAGGTTGATGCCGAAGCTGGCCAGCGGCCACGTCTTCGACGCCGCCACCGGGCAGCGTCTCTGA
- a CDS encoding ABC transporter permease produces the protein MTRPDAAMLAVLAVLVGIVSVLPMVRLIAEALAPRGGEAAGILARVLSSPATWRATGNSLTLSLGATALAVALGGAFALLVGLTDLRRKPALVFCFMLPLMIPPQITALSWIHLFGPSSVLLKTLGMAPPPGTPNPLYGRGGIVLLMGIEQSALVFLALRAGLRAIPRELVEAAQAAGAGRWRVLATVVLPLAAPSLIAGTALAFVSSIGNFGIPALLGIPAGITVLPTLIYQRLAGFGPAVLSDVAVLSVLVGLIAFAGVALQGWLLARRDFRTVGSPARSLDYRLGALRPAVEAACWLVIVMIVVVPLAALVTTSLVRVYGAPLDAASVTLANYLHVLLVHDATSRAFRNSFLLAAGASALLVCVAVPLGYFVVWRRNRVLRVLNLLAELPYALPGVVLGIATILVFIRPLPLLDVTLYGTVWIILVAYLARFLSLALRPVIAGFHTLDPAMEEAAQMCGAGLVHRLRTVIVPMAAPVAAAGGILVFLTSFNELTVSILLWSSGAETLGVVVYSLEESGSTVLAAAVSVIAVAAILAIMLAASLLARRLPPGVLPWQA, from the coding sequence ATGACGCGGCCGGACGCGGCGATGCTGGCGGTGCTGGCGGTCCTCGTCGGGATCGTATCGGTGCTGCCGATGGTCCGCCTGATCGCCGAGGCTCTGGCCCCGCGCGGCGGCGAGGCGGCCGGGATCCTGGCCCGCGTGCTGTCCTCGCCCGCGACCTGGCGGGCGACCGGCAACAGCCTCACCCTCAGCTTGGGGGCGACCGCGCTGGCGGTGGCGCTGGGCGGCGCCTTCGCGCTGCTGGTCGGGCTGACCGACCTGCGCCGCAAGCCGGCGCTGGTGTTCTGCTTCATGCTGCCGCTGATGATCCCGCCGCAGATCACGGCACTGTCCTGGATCCACCTGTTCGGCCCGTCGAGCGTCCTGCTGAAGACCCTGGGCATGGCGCCGCCGCCCGGCACGCCGAACCCGCTCTACGGCAGGGGCGGCATCGTCCTGCTGATGGGTATCGAGCAGTCGGCGCTGGTCTTCCTCGCCCTGCGGGCCGGCTTGAGGGCGATCCCGCGCGAGCTGGTCGAGGCCGCCCAGGCGGCGGGCGCCGGCCGCTGGCGCGTGCTGGCGACCGTGGTGCTGCCGCTGGCGGCACCGTCGCTGATCGCGGGCACGGCGCTCGCCTTCGTCTCCTCCATCGGGAATTTCGGCATCCCCGCCCTGCTGGGCATCCCGGCGGGGATCACCGTGCTGCCGACGCTGATCTACCAGAGGCTGGCCGGGTTCGGGCCGGCTGTGCTGTCCGATGTGGCGGTGCTGTCGGTGCTGGTCGGCCTGATCGCCTTCGCCGGGGTGGCGCTCCAAGGCTGGCTCCTCGCCCGGCGGGACTTCCGCACCGTCGGATCTCCCGCCCGGTCGCTCGACTACCGGCTCGGCGCCCTGCGCCCGGCGGTCGAGGCGGCGTGCTGGCTGGTGATCGTGATGATCGTGGTGGTGCCCCTGGCGGCACTGGTCACCACGTCGCTGGTCCGCGTCTACGGGGCGCCGCTGGACGCCGCGTCCGTGACCCTGGCCAACTATCTTCACGTGCTGCTGGTCCACGACGCCACCAGCAGGGCCTTCCGCAACTCCTTCCTGCTGGCGGCGGGAGCCTCGGCGCTGCTGGTCTGCGTCGCCGTCCCGCTGGGTTACTTCGTGGTCTGGCGCCGGAACCGGGTGCTCCGCGTGCTGAACCTGCTGGCGGAACTGCCCTATGCCCTGCCCGGCGTGGTGCTCGGCATCGCGACGATCCTGGTGTTCATCCGGCCGCTGCCGCTGCTCGACGTGACCCTGTACGGCACGGTGTGGATCATCCTGGTGGCCTATCTGGCCCGTTTCCTGTCCCTGGCGCTCCGGCCGGTGATCGCCGGCTTCCACACCCTGGACCCGGCGATGGAGGAAGCGGCACAGATGTGCGGCGCCGGGCTGGTCCACCGCCTGCGCACCGTGATCGTGCCGATGGCGGCCCCGGTCGCGGCGGCCGGCGGCATCCTGGTGTTCCTCACCTCGTTCAACGAGCTGACGGTCTCGATCCTGCTATGGTCCTCGGGGGCGGAGACCCTGGGGGTCGTGGTCTATTCGCTGGAGGAGAGCGGCAGCACGGTGCTCGCGGCCGCCGTCTCGGTGATCGCGGTCGCCGCCATCCTGGCGATCATGCTGGCCGCATCGCTGCTGGCCCGCCGCCTGCCGCCGGGCGTGCTGCCCTGGCAGGCGTGA